In one Shewanella loihica PV-4 genomic region, the following are encoded:
- a CDS encoding gamma carbonic anhydrase family protein has translation MTKSIRAYKGVSPQFDASVYIDEACVLVGDIALDTDASVWPMVAARGDVNHIRIGKRSNVQDGTILHVTRKSASRPEGHPLLIGDDVTIGHKAMLHGCQVGNRILIGMGAIILDGAVIEDDVILGAGSLVPPGKTLESGHLYVGSPAKKVRALTEAEIKFLPESADNYVRLKNEYIEEALQDLPT, from the coding sequence ATGACAAAATCTATCCGTGCCTATAAGGGCGTTAGCCCACAATTTGATGCCAGTGTGTATATTGATGAAGCCTGTGTACTCGTCGGCGATATTGCATTAGACACAGATGCCAGCGTCTGGCCCATGGTGGCGGCGCGAGGCGATGTGAATCATATCCGCATTGGTAAACGTTCGAACGTGCAAGATGGCACCATATTACATGTGACCCGTAAGTCGGCCAGCCGTCCCGAGGGACATCCACTGCTTATCGGCGACGATGTCACCATAGGCCATAAGGCGATGTTGCACGGCTGCCAAGTGGGTAACCGTATCCTTATCGGCATGGGCGCTATCATACTGGACGGCGCGGTGATAGAAGATGACGTGATCTTAGGTGCGGGTTCTTTGGTGCCCCCAGGCAAGACACTGGAGAGTGGCCACCTCTATGTAGGCAGCCCGGCCAAGAAGGTGAGAGCGCTGACCGAGGCAGAGATAAAATTCCTCCCCGAATCGGCCGACAACTATGTCCGCCTGAAGAACGAATACATTGAAGAAGCGTTACAGGATTTGCCAACCTAG
- a CDS encoding DUF1488 domain-containing protein, translating to MNQSIIFTEQLTWDVQLSAIHFTAQQQGMVIDCYIGQKVLEHLAAEKINNSEQALSLFEQFRFDIEEQAEKLIEQEAFDVQGHIQVERVD from the coding sequence ATGAATCAAAGCATCATATTTACCGAGCAACTGACCTGGGACGTCCAGCTAAGCGCCATTCACTTTACGGCGCAGCAGCAAGGGATGGTGATAGATTGCTATATAGGGCAAAAGGTGCTGGAGCATCTTGCGGCAGAGAAGATTAATAACAGTGAACAGGCGCTTTCCTTGTTTGAGCAGTTTCGCTTCGATATTGAGGAGCAGGCTGAAAAGTTGATCGAGCAGGAGGCGTTCGACGTTCAGGGTCATATCCAGGTGGAGCGCGTCGATTAG
- the aroE gene encoding shikimate dehydrogenase, with protein sequence MTQQVQDRYAVFGHPIGHSKSPAIHQAFAKSTGESLQYEAILAPLDGFAESLRAFFEHGGKGANVTLPFKEQAYALCDCLGDEAKLAGAVNTLTRLADGRIKGDNTDGLGLVADLERHLGSLCGKSVLLIGAGGAARGAILPLLNAGIDSLTIHNRTHSKAEQLAEAFKAYGQVKASTLDELTHSFDIVINSTSASLSGELPSLPKAIIAAHSVCYDMMYGRELTAFNHWALDQGASQTIDGLGMLVGQAAKSFAIWRGVEPAVEPVLAKLRSELASQA encoded by the coding sequence ATGACGCAGCAGGTGCAAGATAGATACGCCGTATTTGGCCATCCCATAGGGCATAGCAAATCCCCGGCTATTCATCAGGCGTTCGCCAAGTCGACGGGCGAGTCGCTGCAATATGAAGCCATCTTGGCGCCCCTCGATGGTTTCGCCGAGTCTCTGCGAGCTTTCTTCGAACATGGCGGCAAGGGGGCCAACGTGACCCTGCCGTTCAAAGAGCAGGCCTACGCCTTGTGTGATTGCCTGGGTGATGAGGCCAAGCTTGCCGGCGCCGTCAACACCCTCACTCGCCTGGCCGATGGCCGCATCAAGGGCGACAATACCGATGGCTTAGGGCTGGTGGCGGATCTCGAGCGTCACCTTGGTAGCCTGTGCGGTAAGAGTGTCTTGCTCATCGGCGCAGGTGGTGCGGCGCGCGGCGCCATATTGCCGCTGCTGAATGCCGGTATCGACTCTTTGACAATACATAACCGTACCCATAGCAAGGCGGAGCAACTGGCCGAGGCATTTAAGGCCTATGGTCAGGTGAAGGCCAGCACCTTGGATGAACTGACCCACAGCTTCGATATTGTGATCAACTCAACCTCAGCCAGTTTGAGTGGCGAGCTGCCGAGTCTGCCCAAGGCGATTATCGCCGCCCATAGCGTCTGCTACGATATGATGTATGGCCGAGAGCTCACCGCCTTTAATCACTGGGCCTTAGACCAGGGGGCGAGTCAGACGATCGATGGCCTGGGCATGCTGGTGGGACAGGCTGCTAAGAGCTTCGCTATTTGGCGCGGTGTAGAGCCCGCTGTCGAGCCAGTATTGGCAAAGCTGCGTAGTGAGCTCGCATCGCAGGCGTGA
- a CDS encoding group II truncated hemoglobin: protein MKWLKKMMAKPSAERDPQQSNAYDRIGGEKVIRALAKQFYHQMQTSPDTQDLLAMHRSPIAESEQKLFEFLSGWLGGPQLFHQRHGHPALRARHMPFSIDETMRDQWLLCMQRALAIEIKEPQHREAIYQAISTLADHMRNQ from the coding sequence ATGAAGTGGTTAAAAAAGATGATGGCTAAGCCTTCGGCCGAGCGCGATCCTCAGCAATCGAACGCCTATGACAGAATTGGTGGCGAGAAGGTGATCCGCGCGCTTGCCAAGCAGTTTTACCATCAGATGCAGACCAGCCCAGATACCCAAGACTTGCTGGCCATGCACAGATCCCCCATTGCCGAGTCGGAACAGAAGCTGTTCGAGTTCCTCAGCGGCTGGCTGGGCGGCCCGCAGCTGTTTCATCAACGTCATGGGCATCCGGCCCTGCGCGCCAGACACATGCCCTTTAGCATAGACGAGACGATGCGCGATCAATGGCTACTCTGCATGCAGCGGGCATTGGCGATAGAGATCAAAGAGCCGCAACACAGGGAAGCCATCTACCAGGCGATCTCGACGCTCGCCGACCATATGCGCAACCAATAA
- the hemF gene encoding oxygen-dependent coproporphyrinogen oxidase, translating to MKPDATQVKAFLLDLQQRICEGLEQLDGEAKFVADSWEREEGGGGTSRVLTKGKVFEQAGVNFSHVTGAAMPASATAHRPELAGRSFEAMGVSLVIHPNNPYVPTTHANVRFFIAEKEGADPVWWFGGGFDLTPYYPFEEDVVAWHQSAKALCEPFGEDVYPKYKKWCDEYFFLPHRNETRGVGGLFFDDLNEPGFENSFAFMQAVGEGFLKAYAPIVEKRKETAYGERERDFQLYRRGRYVEFNLVYDRGTLFGLQTGGRTESILMSMPPLVRWQYAYTPEAGSPEAKLYSDFLKPREWLEA from the coding sequence ATGAAGCCTGATGCCACCCAAGTCAAAGCATTCTTACTCGACCTGCAACAAAGGATCTGTGAAGGCCTGGAACAACTCGATGGCGAGGCCAAGTTTGTCGCCGACTCCTGGGAGCGGGAAGAGGGCGGTGGCGGCACCAGCCGTGTATTGACTAAGGGCAAGGTGTTTGAGCAGGCCGGAGTAAACTTTTCCCACGTGACAGGTGCGGCCATGCCGGCATCGGCTACCGCTCACAGACCCGAGCTGGCCGGACGCAGCTTCGAAGCCATGGGCGTCTCGCTGGTGATCCATCCTAACAACCCCTATGTGCCGACGACCCACGCCAACGTACGCTTCTTTATCGCCGAGAAGGAAGGGGCCGATCCCGTCTGGTGGTTTGGCGGCGGCTTCGATCTGACCCCTTACTATCCGTTTGAAGAGGATGTGGTGGCCTGGCATCAGAGTGCCAAGGCATTGTGTGAGCCCTTCGGTGAAGACGTTTACCCTAAATATAAGAAATGGTGCGACGAGTATTTCTTCCTGCCACATCGTAACGAGACCCGTGGTGTCGGCGGCCTCTTCTTCGACGATCTCAACGAGCCAGGATTCGAAAACAGCTTCGCCTTCATGCAGGCTGTGGGCGAAGGCTTCTTGAAGGCCTATGCCCCTATCGTCGAGAAGCGTAAAGAGACGGCATACGGTGAGCGTGAGCGTGATTTCCAGCTCTATCGCCGTGGCCGCTACGTGGAATTTAACCTTGTGTATGACAGAGGCACACTATTTGGCCTGCAGACAGGTGGTCGTACCGAGTCTATCCTGATGTCTATGCCGCCGCTGGTGCGCTGGCAGTATGCCTATACTCCAGAGGCGGGTAGCCCAGAGGCCAAGCTATACAGCGATTTTCTCAAGCCGAGAGAGTGGTTAGAGGCATAA
- a CDS encoding L-threonylcarbamoyladenylate synthase, giving the protein MLQQDPAALVETVLQGGVIAYPTEAVYGLGCDPDNDEAIQKLLDLKQRPWQKGLILVASDFNQLTPYIDSSVLTEAQLQSAFDKWPGPFTFIMPKRPGLSSLLSGQFDSLAVRVSNHPGVQALCQALGKPIVSTSANLTGEEPALTPEEVIRQFDGKIDGLVAGSLGAEPKPSTIIDVISGKILR; this is encoded by the coding sequence ATGTTACAGCAAGATCCCGCTGCCCTAGTTGAAACGGTACTGCAAGGAGGCGTCATAGCCTATCCGACCGAGGCCGTTTATGGGCTGGGTTGTGACCCCGACAACGATGAGGCGATTCAGAAGCTGCTGGATTTAAAGCAGCGTCCATGGCAGAAAGGTTTGATCTTGGTCGCCAGCGATTTCAATCAGTTAACGCCCTATATCGATAGTTCTGTCCTCACCGAGGCACAGCTACAGTCGGCCTTCGACAAGTGGCCAGGCCCCTTTACCTTCATCATGCCGAAACGACCAGGGCTCTCTAGCCTCTTGAGTGGTCAGTTTGACTCCCTCGCCGTGCGCGTCTCCAATCATCCTGGCGTGCAGGCGCTGTGTCAGGCGCTGGGTAAGCCCATCGTCTCGACCAGTGCCAACCTGACCGGGGAAGAGCCCGCCTTGACTCCAGAGGAAGTCATACGTCAGTTTGATGGCAAGATAGATGGTCTGGTGGCCGGTAGCCTTGGCGCCGAGCCTAAACCATCGACCATCATAGATGTGATCAGCGGAAAGATTTTACGATAA
- a CDS encoding DNA topoisomerase family protein, with amino-acid sequence MSKIDDQLFSSHEHALEKEYELCPKCGCELSVKNSKHGGFIGCNNYPCCDYTRPLVHHESIETQVIEGSECPECGAELAVKSGRFGIFIGCTRYPDCKHIEKQDQEDPAEAVTCPSCHKGVMEHRTSRFGKSFYACSAYPKCKFLVNYPPVQEACPDCGFGILVERKGAAGMRLECPQKSCKYKRPL; translated from the coding sequence ATGTCTAAGATAGATGATCAACTGTTTAGTTCACACGAGCATGCACTGGAGAAAGAGTATGAACTCTGCCCTAAGTGTGGCTGTGAGCTGTCGGTGAAAAACAGTAAACATGGTGGATTCATCGGTTGCAACAACTATCCCTGCTGTGACTACACCCGGCCTCTGGTGCATCACGAGTCGATCGAGACTCAGGTGATCGAAGGCTCAGAGTGCCCAGAATGTGGCGCCGAGTTGGCAGTAAAGTCGGGTCGTTTCGGTATCTTCATCGGCTGTACCCGCTACCCTGATTGTAAGCATATCGAGAAGCAGGATCAGGAAGACCCCGCCGAGGCCGTCACCTGTCCCAGCTGTCATAAAGGGGTGATGGAGCATAGAACCAGCCGCTTCGGCAAAAGCTTCTATGCCTGTAGCGCCTATCCTAAATGTAAGTTCTTGGTGAATTACCCGCCCGTGCAGGAAGCCTGCCCCGATTGCGGCTTCGGTATCTTAGTCGAGCGCAAGGGCGCCGCCGGTATGCGCCTGGAATGTCCGCAAAAGAGTTGTAAGTATAAGCGTCCGCTATAG
- a CDS encoding collagenase → MLRQSLCALLLVGPSFLVGCSVTAPGQITPTPRQIDSIFINELSALPSQQLFSHDNPLLDTASLTKALQAIMQAQDEASLDALLYYLRAFSYFGPMDKLTDTEYTALTDALSRLGNSQLIAQAPRIQEHFAVTLYRYYGIDDKDDKVNDQRAQQLASLLPLLNRQLKRTAKQAPSQAADYALWETLRAYGMLLNIARKQPDRALNKQLIAAELDKPLLDFAASALSLHGQQDWPRANAYWALGLYRLALPSGEEGKLTPAEQALDDAMVRLAEQDVAQRGEAAKTTYTLGYHVNAFAGLEACKARSSVCQIPKLTQVLPIHHQCSDSLYILAQDLTPNELSSSCTKLTSQEANFHRLLETQHQPTANDNNDALQVVAFKNWSQYNAYGQLLFDIGTDNGGMYIEGTPSNPENQASFFAYRQFWIAPEFAIWNLNHEYVHYLDGRFVKYGGFGHFPRKLVWWSEGLAEYVSKGNDNPSTLKVIKAKLGEAPDLKTIFATEYKDGLDRTYKWSYMAIRFLAEHHPEELVRLSHYLKTDYFEGYEKLLDQLSEQQSAFSNWLTQQVAQFEEHDTDKAPKINKLNRYAYRDYLMPSHLKLDGAHQHF, encoded by the coding sequence ATGTTGCGTCAATCCCTCTGCGCCCTCTTGCTCGTCGGCCCCAGCTTCTTGGTGGGCTGCAGCGTCACTGCACCAGGACAGATAACCCCAACCCCAAGACAGATAGACTCGATCTTTATCAATGAGCTAAGCGCCTTGCCGTCACAGCAGCTCTTCAGCCATGACAACCCCCTGCTCGATACCGCCAGCTTAACTAAGGCACTACAAGCCATCATGCAGGCCCAGGATGAGGCGAGCCTAGATGCCCTGCTCTATTACCTAAGGGCCTTTAGCTATTTCGGCCCCATGGATAAGCTGACCGATACCGAATATACCGCTCTGACAGATGCCTTAAGCCGACTTGGCAATAGTCAGTTGATCGCTCAGGCGCCTAGAATACAGGAGCACTTCGCGGTAACCCTGTATCGTTACTATGGAATTGATGACAAAGATGACAAAGTCAATGACCAGCGCGCCCAGCAGCTTGCTAGCTTGCTCCCCCTACTTAATCGGCAACTAAAGAGAACCGCAAAGCAAGCGCCTAGTCAGGCAGCAGATTATGCCCTATGGGAGACACTCAGAGCCTATGGCATGCTGCTAAATATCGCGCGCAAACAGCCCGATCGCGCACTCAATAAGCAGTTGATCGCCGCCGAACTGGATAAGCCCCTGCTCGACTTTGCCGCCTCAGCACTAAGCCTGCATGGTCAGCAAGACTGGCCGAGAGCCAATGCCTATTGGGCACTGGGCCTCTACCGCCTAGCACTCCCCAGCGGCGAAGAGGGCAAGCTCACCCCAGCAGAACAGGCACTGGACGATGCCATGGTAAGACTCGCCGAGCAGGATGTCGCCCAACGTGGTGAGGCTGCCAAGACCACCTATACCTTGGGCTATCATGTGAACGCCTTCGCCGGCCTGGAGGCCTGCAAGGCCCGCAGCAGTGTCTGTCAGATCCCAAAGCTGACACAAGTCTTACCCATACACCATCAATGTTCAGATAGCCTATATATCCTGGCGCAAGATCTCACCCCTAATGAGCTGAGTAGCAGCTGCACTAAGCTCACCTCACAGGAGGCCAACTTTCATCGACTGCTCGAGACTCAGCACCAGCCGACCGCCAACGACAACAATGATGCGCTGCAGGTAGTGGCCTTCAAGAATTGGAGCCAATACAACGCCTACGGCCAGCTGCTGTTCGACATAGGCACGGATAACGGCGGCATGTATATCGAAGGCACGCCGTCAAATCCCGAAAATCAGGCCAGCTTCTTCGCCTATCGACAGTTTTGGATCGCGCCCGAGTTTGCCATCTGGAACCTGAATCATGAATATGTGCACTATCTCGACGGCCGCTTCGTGAAATATGGCGGCTTCGGCCATTTCCCGCGCAAGCTGGTGTGGTGGTCGGAAGGGCTGGCCGAGTACGTCTCCAAGGGCAATGACAATCCATCGACCCTGAAGGTCATCAAGGCTAAACTGGGCGAGGCGCCGGATCTCAAGACCATCTTCGCCACCGAATATAAGGATGGCCTCGACAGAACCTATAAGTGGAGTTACATGGCCATCCGCTTCCTGGCCGAGCACCACCCAGAGGAGTTGGTGCGTCTCAGCCATTACCTGAAGACAGATTATTTCGAGGGCTATGAGAAGCTGCTCGATCAACTCTCAGAGCAGCAAAGTGCCTTTTCAAACTGGCTAACCCAGCAGGTTGCCCAATTTGAGGAGCATGACACGGATAAGGCGCCCAAGATAAACAAGCTTAATCGTTACGCCTATCGCGATTATCTGATGCCAAGCCACCTCAAGTTAGATGGGGCCCATCAACATTTTTAA
- a CDS encoding DUF494 family protein: protein MFDILMYLFENYVHSEVELLVDEDELTQELTRAGFHQSAIIKALSWLEHLASLQESDQPYLCNHDQHSFRIYTQAEMEKLDVECRGFLLFLEQIKVLNVELREMVIDRVMELDEPALILEDLKWVILMVLFNVPGNESAYEQMEDLIFEQPDGRLHS from the coding sequence ATGTTCGATATCCTCATGTATCTATTCGAAAACTATGTGCACAGTGAGGTCGAGTTACTGGTCGATGAAGACGAGTTGACCCAAGAACTGACACGAGCTGGTTTTCATCAATCGGCGATTATCAAGGCCTTGTCCTGGTTAGAACACTTGGCATCGCTACAAGAAAGTGATCAACCCTACCTATGTAATCATGATCAACACTCCTTCCGTATCTATACTCAGGCCGAGATGGAGAAGTTAGATGTCGAGTGTCGTGGTTTCCTGCTCTTCTTAGAACAGATCAAGGTACTCAATGTCGAGCTGCGCGAGATGGTGATCGATCGCGTGATGGAGCTGGACGAGCCTGCGCTGATCCTGGAAGACCTTAAGTGGGTGATCCTCATGGTGTTGTTTAATGTGCCGGGCAATGAGTCCGCCTATGAGCAGATGGAGGATCTGATCTTCGAGCAACCCGATGGTCGGCTACATTCCTAA
- the dprA gene encoding DNA-processing protein DprA, producing MDVAELRQRLEHEPDALPLPERLLTAKLSPDFSLVEQALAWQDAAPHHHILCPQDTLYPSLLLQLNDPPPILFAKGDPNALVHPCIAMVGSRAASQSGLAASYQLAQELTAAKIAVISGMAAGIDGAAHQGVLDADGVTLAVLGTGIEVIYPKRHKPIYEKIQQRGCVLSEFWPQIKPYAGNFPKRNRIISGLSLGVLVVEAARKSGSLITARFALEQGREVFAVPGNILAGDHQGCHDLLRDGAKLVECAADIIEEVAALSKFHLEELHRRHHIGEELASDLPFASLLASVGYEATPLDVVVEHSGKTIELVLEQLLELELQGWVSAVPGGYIRLKRS from the coding sequence ATGGATGTAGCAGAGCTCAGGCAAAGGCTGGAGCATGAACCCGATGCCTTACCCCTGCCTGAGCGCCTATTGACGGCTAAGCTGTCCCCCGATTTTTCTTTGGTCGAACAGGCGCTAGCTTGGCAAGATGCCGCGCCTCACCATCATATTCTCTGTCCCCAAGATACTCTCTATCCAAGTCTGCTACTGCAGCTCAACGACCCGCCGCCGATTCTCTTTGCCAAAGGCGATCCCAACGCCTTGGTGCATCCCTGTATCGCCATGGTGGGTAGCCGCGCCGCGTCTCAGTCGGGATTAGCCGCAAGCTATCAACTGGCCCAGGAGCTAACCGCAGCTAAAATTGCGGTGATCAGCGGCATGGCGGCCGGTATCGACGGCGCGGCTCATCAAGGTGTATTAGATGCCGATGGCGTGACCCTGGCCGTGTTGGGCACAGGCATAGAGGTCATCTATCCCAAACGTCACAAACCCATCTACGAGAAGATTCAGCAGAGGGGCTGTGTGCTCAGCGAGTTCTGGCCCCAGATAAAACCCTACGCCGGTAACTTTCCTAAGCGTAATCGCATCATCAGCGGACTGTCGCTGGGCGTGCTCGTGGTGGAGGCGGCGCGAAAGAGTGGCTCGTTGATCACCGCGAGATTTGCGCTGGAGCAGGGCCGCGAGGTGTTTGCCGTGCCGGGCAATATCCTGGCGGGGGATCATCAGGGCTGTCATGATTTGTTACGAGATGGCGCTAAACTGGTGGAGTGCGCCGCCGATATTATCGAAGAGGTTGCAGCTTTATCAAAATTTCACCTTGAAGAGTTGCATCGTCGTCACCATATAGGGGAGGAGTTAGCTTCTGATTTGCCATTTGCCTCACTGTTAGCTAGTGTAGGCTATGAGGCCACACCATTAGATGTGGTGGTCGAGCATAGTGGAAAAACGATAGAGCTAGTATTAGAGCAGTTGCTTGAACTTGAACTACAAGGTTGGGTTTCAGCTGTACCCGGTGGTTATATAAGACTTAAGAGGAGCTAG
- a CDS encoding LysM peptidoglycan-binding domain-containing protein, which yields MDTPMKRLILLGLMIFSSSFVVADTLTLKSGHPDSYVVKKGDTLWDISAQFLKDPWRWPKLWGANPQIANPHLIYPGDRLTLVFIDGEPRLVVKPHIRKSPEGRVLPKGGAIPAVDLSLIQPYLVQNRVVDGEWFDEQPMVMGGESESKHHVTDDVIYIQGELTLGDKFGVYAKGRQFEDAESGDDLGLEVILTASGRVIESGPVSKVRLLSNMRETKAGYRVLPIEDDSLMSAYFMPKAATTPGKVLASEKDVREMGKLDVVYIDRGSQDGVETGHVFSIFRDGAEVVIDGDGKPVQPKDRSTYEELLASISSDNATKMPDIYRGKLMVFKVFDRVSLGLILINEKPVRVHDKLLQPDTLLASE from the coding sequence ATGGATACCCCCATGAAACGACTAATTTTACTCGGTTTAATGATTTTTAGTAGTTCGTTTGTTGTCGCGGATACCTTGACATTGAAGTCTGGCCATCCCGATTCGTATGTGGTGAAGAAAGGGGATACCCTTTGGGACATCTCAGCCCAATTTCTCAAGGATCCCTGGCGCTGGCCTAAGCTCTGGGGCGCTAACCCACAGATCGCCAACCCTCACCTTATCTATCCCGGAGACAGACTGACCCTGGTCTTTATCGACGGTGAACCCAGATTGGTGGTCAAGCCTCATATTCGTAAGAGTCCCGAAGGACGTGTCCTGCCTAAAGGCGGCGCGATTCCTGCCGTGGATCTCAGCCTGATTCAGCCTTATCTGGTGCAAAACCGAGTCGTCGATGGCGAGTGGTTCGATGAGCAGCCTATGGTCATGGGGGGCGAGAGCGAGTCTAAGCACCATGTGACCGACGATGTTATCTATATTCAAGGGGAGCTGACTCTTGGTGACAAGTTTGGTGTCTATGCCAAGGGGCGTCAGTTTGAAGATGCCGAATCTGGCGATGATCTGGGGCTGGAGGTGATTCTGACCGCCAGCGGCCGTGTCATAGAGTCGGGCCCAGTGTCTAAGGTACGTTTGCTGAGCAATATGCGCGAGACCAAGGCGGGTTATCGTGTGCTGCCTATCGAAGATGATTCGCTAATGTCAGCGTACTTCATGCCTAAGGCGGCGACGACGCCTGGCAAGGTGCTCGCCTCAGAGAAAGATGTGCGCGAAATGGGTAAGCTGGATGTGGTCTATATCGACCGTGGTAGCCAAGACGGCGTCGAGACTGGCCATGTGTTCTCCATCTTCCGTGATGGTGCCGAGGTGGTGATCGATGGTGACGGCAAGCCGGTACAACCTAAGGATCGCAGCACCTATGAGGAACTGCTGGCCAGTATCTCATCTGATAATGCCACCAAGATGCCGGATATCTATCGCGGTAAGTTGATGGTATTCAAGGTGTTCGACCGTGTCAGCTTGGGGCTTATTCTGATCAACGAGAAGCCTGTGCGCGTCCATGACAAGTTGCTGCAACCTGACACCCTGTTAGCGAGCGAATAG
- the def gene encoding peptide deformylase codes for MSLLKVLRFPDERLRTIAKPITEFNAELQTQIDNMFETMYEEKGIGLAATQVDYHHQLIVMDLQDDVERPKVFINLEIIEKSGDFCNEEGCLSVPGIYAKVDRAEFVTIKALDRDGNEFTLEADGLFAICLQHELDHLNGKLFVDYLSPLKRQRIKQKLEKAARLEAKQG; via the coding sequence ATGAGTTTACTAAAAGTTTTACGCTTTCCCGATGAGCGCTTACGCACGATTGCGAAGCCCATTACAGAATTTAACGCTGAGCTTCAGACACAAATCGATAATATGTTCGAAACCATGTATGAAGAGAAGGGAATTGGTCTGGCGGCGACCCAGGTAGATTATCATCATCAGTTGATCGTTATGGACCTGCAAGATGACGTAGAACGCCCTAAGGTTTTCATTAATTTAGAGATAATTGAAAAAAGTGGCGATTTTTGCAACGAAGAGGGCTGCCTCTCAGTGCCCGGCATCTACGCCAAGGTCGATCGCGCCGAGTTTGTCACCATCAAGGCACTGGACAGAGATGGCAACGAGTTCACTTTAGAGGCTGATGGCCTGTTCGCCATCTGTCTGCAACATGAGCTTGATCACCTCAATGGCAAACTGTTTGTCGATTACCTCTCGCCCCTCAAGCGTCAGCGTATCAAACAGAAACTCGAAAAAGCCGCGCGCCTCGAAGCCAAACAAGGATAA
- the fmt gene encoding methionyl-tRNA formyltransferase yields MKPLKILFAGTPDFAARHLQALIDSEHQVIGVYSQPDRPAGRGKKLQASPVKALALEHDIPVYQPVSLRNEDAQAELAALGADIMVVVAYGLILPQVVLDTPRLGCINVHGSILPRWRGAAPIQRALWAGDAATGVTIMQMDIGLDTGDMLLKTHLPIEDRDTSASLYEKLAEQGPSALIQALKGLAEGSLTPEPQDEALANYAEKLSKEEAQLDWRKPAEQLWREVRAFNPWPASHFPHQDAAIKVWQASVSIEAAKQAPGTIIRADKQGIAVATGEGALVLETIQLPGKKAMAVADVLNARGDWFTPGTQLQGVTPADEAQA; encoded by the coding sequence TTGAAACCACTCAAGATACTCTTTGCGGGTACACCAGATTTTGCCGCCCGCCATCTACAAGCCTTAATCGATTCAGAGCACCAGGTTATCGGAGTTTACTCCCAACCGGACAGACCCGCGGGCCGTGGTAAGAAACTACAGGCAAGCCCGGTCAAAGCCTTGGCACTCGAGCATGATATCCCGGTCTACCAACCCGTGAGCCTGAGAAACGAAGATGCCCAGGCAGAGCTCGCCGCTCTCGGCGCCGACATCATGGTGGTGGTCGCCTATGGTCTGATCTTGCCTCAGGTAGTACTGGACACCCCAAGACTGGGTTGCATCAATGTGCATGGTTCCATCCTGCCTCGCTGGCGTGGCGCAGCGCCGATTCAGCGCGCCCTGTGGGCCGGCGACGCGGCAACCGGCGTCACCATAATGCAGATGGATATAGGTCTGGATACCGGCGACATGCTGCTCAAGACCCATCTGCCAATCGAAGATAGAGACACCTCCGCCAGCCTGTATGAGAAGCTGGCCGAGCAGGGACCAAGCGCCCTGATCCAGGCACTAAAAGGCCTCGCCGAAGGCAGCCTAACGCCTGAGCCACAGGATGAAGCCCTAGCCAACTACGCCGAGAAGCTCAGCAAAGAGGAGGCGCAGCTCGACTGGCGCAAACCGGCCGAGCAGCTGTGGCGTGAAGTTCGCGCCTTCAACCCTTGGCCCGCGAGCCACTTCCCCCATCAGGATGCGGCAATCAAGGTATGGCAGGCCAGCGTGTCAATTGAGGCGGCAAAGCAGGCCCCAGGCACCATCATCCGCGCCGACAAGCAGGGCATAGCGGTCGCCACCGGCGAAGGCGCGCTGGTGCTCGAAACCATTCAGCTGCCGGGCAAGAAGGCCATGGCGGTGGCCGACGTGCTTAACGCCCGCGGCGACTGGTTTACCCCGGGCACCCAATTACAAGGCGTCACCCCAGCAGATGAGGCGCAGGCATGA